In a genomic window of uncultured Flavobacterium sp.:
- a CDS encoding RagB/SusD family nutrient uptake outer membrane protein: MKKIIITILLSAGLFSSCADLEVTPTSFVTEDNYFKTQDDAIASVTAVYASLSLDPGEQSLFGRNLYFLTDMGSDYAAAGVSATNPQVRAMSSLTHDATNDRVQVAWRQIYAGINRANVAIDNVPKVVGNEVVKTRLINEAKFIRGLLYFQAVRIWGGVPIVLHEPTSIQLESLKSRRETVDAVYTQIISDLNAAENLPATYPATDAGRATSGAAKAILTKVYLTRKDYPNAILKAREVINGGYGYALFENFQDIFTKTKKNGKEHIFSVQFEANQAGNGSSGSTFQSTSFTGFTATEPADIISDVALFYDIYAAGDVRRDVSYAKTLPIPGTANIYTFPKPIFKKYLDLTNLATPGNVAINFPLIRYADILLSLAESINEQGGPTPEAYELINQVRRRAFAKPINTPDPTVDLVGLDQVTFRAALQEERKKEFVQEGQRWFDLVRWGTLVTEVKKVTAKNSVSARNNLYPIPQSERNIDPVGLPQNPGY, translated from the coding sequence ATGAAAAAGATTATAATAACAATACTATTAAGCGCCGGTTTATTTTCGTCGTGCGCAGATTTAGAGGTAACACCGACCTCTTTTGTAACCGAAGACAATTACTTTAAAACTCAAGATGATGCAATTGCAAGTGTAACCGCAGTTTATGCTTCTTTGAGTCTTGATCCGGGAGAACAAAGTTTATTTGGCAGAAACCTCTATTTCCTTACAGACATGGGATCTGATTATGCCGCGGCAGGAGTTTCTGCAACAAATCCTCAGGTTAGAGCGATGAGTTCATTAACACATGATGCAACAAATGACCGTGTTCAGGTGGCTTGGCGCCAAATTTACGCTGGAATAAACAGAGCAAACGTAGCGATAGATAATGTGCCTAAAGTAGTTGGTAACGAAGTTGTAAAAACCAGATTAATCAATGAAGCAAAATTCATAAGAGGATTATTGTACTTTCAGGCTGTTCGTATTTGGGGCGGAGTTCCAATCGTTTTGCACGAACCAACTTCTATACAATTAGAAAGTCTTAAATCAAGAAGAGAAACTGTTGATGCCGTTTACACACAAATCATTTCAGACTTAAATGCTGCCGAAAATTTGCCTGCAACATATCCTGCAACTGATGCCGGACGCGCAACTTCCGGAGCTGCAAAAGCAATTTTGACAAAAGTATATTTGACCAGAAAAGATTATCCAAATGCAATCTTAAAAGCCAGAGAAGTTATTAATGGAGGTTACGGATATGCATTATTCGAAAACTTTCAGGATATCTTTACTAAAACAAAAAAGAACGGAAAAGAACATATTTTCTCTGTTCAGTTTGAAGCTAATCAAGCAGGAAACGGATCAAGCGGAAGTACTTTTCAATCTACTTCTTTTACAGGATTTACGGCTACAGAACCTGCAGATATTATCTCAGACGTAGCATTATTCTATGATATTTATGCTGCCGGAGATGTTCGAAGAGATGTAAGTTATGCAAAGACATTACCAATTCCGGGAACTGCAAATATTTATACTTTTCCGAAACCAATTTTCAAAAAATATCTGGATTTAACCAATTTGGCAACACCAGGAAATGTAGCTATAAATTTCCCGCTTATTCGTTATGCAGATATTTTATTATCTCTTGCAGAATCGATTAATGAGCAAGGAGGTCCAACTCCAGAAGCTTATGAATTAATTAATCAGGTAAGAAGAAGAGCTTTTGCAAAACCAATTAATACGCCAGATCCAACGGTAGATTTAGTTGGATTAGATCAGGTTACTTTTAGAGCAGCACTTCAGGAAGAGCGCAAAAAAGAATTTGTTCAGGAAGGACAAAGATGGTTTGACCTTGTACGTTGGGGAACTCTTGTAACTGAAGTGAAAAAAGTAACGGCAAAAAACTCAGTTTCAGCACGTAATAATCTATATCCAATTCCGCAAAGCGAAAGAAATATTGATCCGGTTGGATTGCCACAAAATCCAGGTTATTAA
- a CDS encoding arylsulfatase, with amino-acid sequence MRKKLFILALLVVTQFQLFAQKKQPNIIVILADDLGFSDIGAFGSEIKTPNLDKLAKNGLIIKQFYNAGRCCPSRASLLTGLYPHQAGVGDMVQDKGFPAYQGYLNEHCITIGQALKEAGYSTIVSGKWHVGLVPSAWAVNRGFDDSFTLQNNGSSYFNSQPLYNDGRKITFLKGDKEVIRTDTSTYLTQEITNFAIKSLEKQRNEQKPFFLYVAYNAPHWPIQALPEDIAKYKGKYLQGWDKLRASRFKKLKELGIIDKNWDLSNRFEKVPDWEKLSTEEKDKWDTRMAIYAAMIDRMDAGIGEILQKVKSLGEEDNTIVLFLSDNGGSADDVKNWNYVTQKNGTPGSVASIDSYETPWGNVSNTPFQLFKKNTHEGGIASPFIAYYPKHIKAGTISNRVSHVIDIFPTFLEYAGFQYPENFQGKSLTPLEGISLKKEFEGQQSDAHEALFWEHEGSKAVRKGNWKAVAENNQPWELYNLATDRTETKNVAKSEPKLLESLIELHQQWSKKVGIEDWNKIK; translated from the coding sequence ATGAGAAAAAAACTGTTCATTCTCGCCCTATTGGTTGTTACACAATTTCAGCTGTTTGCACAGAAAAAGCAACCTAATATCATCGTCATTTTGGCCGATGATTTAGGTTTCTCAGATATTGGCGCTTTTGGCTCAGAAATCAAAACTCCCAATTTGGATAAACTCGCCAAAAACGGGCTTATTATAAAACAGTTTTACAATGCCGGACGTTGCTGTCCTTCCCGCGCTTCATTGCTCACAGGTTTATATCCGCATCAGGCAGGCGTTGGCGATATGGTTCAGGATAAAGGATTTCCGGCTTATCAGGGATATTTAAACGAGCATTGCATCACGATTGGGCAAGCATTAAAAGAAGCAGGATACAGTACAATAGTTTCAGGAAAATGGCATGTTGGTTTAGTACCTTCAGCTTGGGCGGTTAATAGAGGATTTGATGATTCTTTTACGTTACAAAACAACGGAAGCAGTTATTTTAACTCGCAGCCTTTATATAATGACGGAAGAAAAATTACTTTTTTGAAAGGAGATAAAGAAGTTATTCGCACAGATACTTCAACTTATCTCACTCAGGAAATTACCAATTTCGCCATTAAATCTTTAGAAAAACAGCGAAACGAGCAAAAACCTTTTTTTCTATATGTTGCTTATAATGCGCCACATTGGCCCATTCAGGCATTACCGGAAGATATTGCAAAATACAAAGGCAAATACCTGCAAGGTTGGGATAAATTGAGAGCAAGTCGTTTTAAAAAATTAAAAGAACTTGGAATTATTGATAAAAACTGGGACTTATCAAATCGTTTTGAAAAAGTACCGGATTGGGAAAAACTAAGCACCGAAGAAAAAGATAAATGGGATACCCGAATGGCAATTTACGCCGCTATGATCGACAGAATGGATGCCGGAATTGGAGAAATTCTGCAGAAAGTAAAGTCGTTGGGAGAAGAAGATAATACAATTGTTCTCTTTCTTTCGGATAATGGAGGAAGTGCAGACGATGTGAAAAACTGGAATTATGTTACACAAAAAAATGGAACACCAGGTTCAGTTGCATCAATTGACAGTTATGAAACTCCGTGGGGAAATGTGAGCAACACGCCTTTTCAATTATTTAAAAAGAACACGCACGAAGGCGGAATTGCTTCTCCTTTTATAGCTTATTATCCAAAGCATATTAAAGCAGGAACAATAAGTAACCGAGTGAGTCATGTGATTGATATTTTCCCGACTTTTCTGGAATATGCAGGTTTTCAATATCCGGAGAATTTTCAAGGAAAAAGTCTCACACCATTAGAAGGAATTAGCTTAAAAAAAGAATTTGAAGGACAACAATCTGATGCACATGAAGCCTTGTTTTGGGAACATGAAGGCAGCAAAGCAGTTAGAAAAGGAAATTGGAAGGCTGTCGCCGAAAACAATCAGCCTTGGGAATTATACAATCTTGCTACAGATCGAACAGAAACAAAAAACGTAGCAAAATCAGAACCCAAACTGCTCGAATCCCTGATTGAATTACACCAACAATGGTCGAAAAAAGTAGGCATCGAAGATTGGAATAAAATAAAATAA
- a CDS encoding arylsulfatase, translating to MKKFKNNIAIKSPQKGLLITALLLAQVSFAQTKPEEFKGVIGKTLAESKEYWPEPVTPPKGAPNVVWIILDDVGYGASSAFGGQIETPVLESLANNGLRYTNFHTTAICAPTRSALLTGSNSHKVHVGGFSHTIMSAGFPGWDGRLPSKNGTVAEILRDKGYNTFGVGKYGITPDEEATDAGPFDHWPTGKGFEHFYGFLGSATDQYKPDLIEDQVHITPDGRHLSEQITDKAISYIQKQQKAAPGKPFFLYYSPAAVHAPHQVAQKWSDPYKGKFDDGWDAYREKTLANQKKLGVIPADAVLPERNSLIADWKKLTPDQKKVYSKFMEVYAGYLTYTDYEIGRLVNYLKESNQLENTVVFVLIGDNGASKEGTLQGAVDRQTYVNGDTEEKVFQNNLNRIGEIGTAQTYTNYPLGWAQATNTPFKYWKQDANSEGGTHNPLIVYYPKGIKTPGIRTQYSHVIDILPTTLDILGVKAPESIREVKQDTIQGYSFYNSLNDAKAVSSHKIQHYYIFGSRAIYNDGWKAAAAHHPNSIEVKEALNNKVNLPPSDFDKDVWELYNINEDFNERKDLAKKYPEKVAELKKLFDQQAKKNNLYPLIDWQDVYLRKIHKTPSTEGKSAQELLTKANK from the coding sequence ATGAAAAAGTTTAAAAATAACATTGCAATCAAAAGTCCGCAAAAAGGGCTTTTGATTACTGCATTGCTTCTTGCACAAGTGAGTTTTGCACAAACAAAACCAGAAGAATTTAAAGGAGTTATTGGCAAAACCTTAGCCGAATCTAAAGAATATTGGCCAGAACCGGTTACGCCTCCTAAAGGTGCTCCAAATGTGGTTTGGATTATTCTGGATGATGTTGGTTACGGAGCTTCAAGTGCTTTTGGAGGGCAAATAGAAACTCCGGTTTTAGAGAGTTTAGCCAACAATGGATTACGATATACCAATTTTCATACAACAGCAATTTGTGCTCCTACCCGCTCCGCTTTATTGACCGGAAGTAACTCGCATAAAGTGCACGTTGGAGGATTTTCTCATACGATAATGTCGGCAGGATTTCCAGGTTGGGACGGAAGATTACCTTCTAAAAACGGGACCGTTGCCGAGATTTTACGTGATAAAGGATACAATACTTTTGGCGTAGGGAAATATGGAATTACGCCTGACGAAGAAGCAACAGATGCAGGACCTTTTGATCATTGGCCAACCGGAAAAGGATTTGAACATTTCTACGGCTTTTTGGGTTCAGCAACAGATCAATACAAACCAGATTTAATTGAAGATCAAGTTCATATTACGCCTGACGGAAGACATCTTAGCGAACAAATCACTGATAAAGCAATTAGTTACATTCAGAAACAACAAAAAGCAGCGCCGGGAAAACCGTTCTTTTTGTACTATTCTCCTGCAGCCGTTCATGCACCTCATCAGGTAGCTCAAAAATGGAGCGATCCTTACAAAGGAAAATTTGACGATGGTTGGGACGCTTACCGCGAAAAAACATTGGCTAATCAAAAGAAACTTGGCGTTATTCCTGCCGATGCTGTTTTACCGGAACGCAATTCACTTATTGCAGACTGGAAAAAACTAACACCAGATCAAAAGAAAGTATATTCAAAATTCATGGAAGTTTATGCCGGATATTTAACTTATACAGATTATGAAATTGGACGATTGGTTAATTATTTAAAAGAAAGCAATCAGCTGGAAAATACAGTTGTTTTTGTTTTAATTGGCGATAACGGAGCCAGTAAAGAAGGAACTTTACAAGGAGCTGTAGACAGACAAACCTACGTAAATGGTGATACTGAAGAAAAAGTTTTCCAAAATAACTTAAATAGAATTGGCGAAATTGGAACAGCTCAAACATACACCAACTATCCTTTGGGTTGGGCGCAGGCTACAAATACACCTTTCAAATATTGGAAACAAGATGCAAATTCAGAAGGAGGAACACACAATCCGTTGATTGTTTATTATCCAAAGGGAATCAAAACTCCGGGAATCAGAACGCAATACAGCCACGTAATTGATATTTTGCCAACAACTCTTGATATTTTGGGCGTAAAAGCTCCGGAATCTATTAGAGAAGTTAAACAAGACACAATTCAGGGATATTCATTTTACAATTCTTTGAATGATGCAAAAGCTGTTTCCTCGCATAAAATTCAACATTATTACATCTTTGGATCAAGAGCCATTTATAATGATGGTTGGAAAGCTGCCGCGGCACATCATCCAAATTCAATTGAAGTAAAAGAAGCTTTGAATAATAAAGTAAATCTTCCGCCAAGTGATTTTGACAAAGATGTTTGGGAATTATACAACATCAACGAAGATTTCAACGAAAGAAAAGATTTGGCTAAAAAATATCCTGAAAAAGTAGCCGAACTAAAAAAACTCTTCGATCAGCAAGCCAAGAAAAATAATCTATATCCTTTAATAGACTGGCAGGATGTTTACTTAAGAAAAATACATAAAACGCCGTCTACCGAAGGAAAATCTGCTCAGGAATTATTGACCAAAGCAAACAAGTAA
- a CDS encoding arylsulfatase, with translation MKKIEINSKIKSPKNGLLITALLVAQMGFAQEKQEEFKGVIGKTLADSKEYWPEPVKAPQGAPNVIWILLDDVGFGASSAFGGLIQTPTFDQLANNGLRYTNFHTTAICAPTRAALLTGRNSGRVHESGFSHTILSAGFPGWDGRIPSDKGTIAEILRENGYNTFAVGKYGVTPDEDATDAGPFDRWPTGKGFDHFYGFLGSQTDQYNPDLVEDQVHVTPDGRHLSELITDKAISYIQKQQKAAPGKPFFLYYAPGAAHAPHQVATKWSDPYRGKFDKGWDAYREEVIANQKKLGVIPANAVLPERNPLITDWKKLSPDQKKVYARFMEVYAGFLTYTDYEVGRVVNYLKETNQLENTVIFVAIGDNGASKEGTTEGTINQSLFSQGTSDDENLKKNLANIDEIGTAKGLNTNYPLGWAQATNVPFKNWKQDAQSEGGTHNPLIVFYPKGIKEKGGIRNQYSHVTDLLPTTLDIAGIKAPEYIKNIKQDIIQGSSLYASLNDAKAESLHKVQYYYIFGNRAIYKDGWKAGAAHLPDSFALKNTLGKNEKPAPSNFDADVWELYNLNEDFNERNNLAKKYPEKLAELKKVFDEQAKENNVYPLIDWQDVYNRRIHNSGADKGKTLQDLVKQVTKGGNTENSAKSGSSN, from the coding sequence ATGAAAAAAATTGAAATTAACTCAAAAATCAAAAGTCCTAAAAATGGACTTTTGATTACTGCATTGCTAGTGGCACAAATGGGCTTTGCACAAGAAAAACAAGAAGAATTTAAAGGTGTAATTGGTAAAACCCTAGCCGATTCTAAAGAATATTGGCCAGAGCCAGTAAAAGCTCCTCAAGGCGCGCCAAACGTAATCTGGATTTTACTTGATGATGTAGGATTTGGAGCTTCAAGTGCTTTTGGAGGTTTGATTCAAACACCAACATTTGATCAATTGGCAAATAACGGTTTGCGTTATACCAACTTTCATACAACAGCAATTTGTGCTCCTACGCGCGCGGCTTTATTAACCGGAAGAAATTCTGGAAGAGTACACGAAAGCGGATTTTCACACACTATTTTATCGGCAGGTTTTCCGGGTTGGGATGGTAGAATTCCATCTGATAAAGGAACAATTGCAGAGATTTTACGTGAAAACGGATACAACACTTTTGCAGTTGGTAAATATGGCGTAACTCCGGACGAAGATGCTACAGATGCAGGACCGTTTGACAGATGGCCAACCGGAAAAGGTTTCGATCATTTCTACGGATTCTTAGGTTCCCAAACGGATCAATACAATCCTGATTTAGTAGAAGATCAAGTTCATGTTACGCCAGACGGACGTCACTTAAGCGAATTGATTACGGATAAAGCAATTAGTTATATCCAAAAGCAACAAAAAGCGGCACCTGGAAAACCATTTTTCTTGTATTATGCACCGGGAGCAGCACACGCACCTCATCAGGTTGCTACAAAATGGAGCGATCCGTACAGAGGGAAATTTGACAAAGGCTGGGATGCTTATCGCGAAGAAGTAATTGCAAACCAAAAGAAATTGGGTGTAATTCCTGCCAATGCAGTTTTACCGGAACGTAATCCGTTGATTACAGACTGGAAAAAACTAAGTCCGGATCAGAAAAAAGTTTATGCTCGTTTTATGGAAGTTTACGCAGGATTCCTGACGTATACAGATTATGAAGTTGGAAGAGTTGTGAATTATCTAAAAGAAACTAATCAGCTAGAAAACACTGTAATTTTCGTTGCAATTGGAGACAATGGAGCAAGTAAAGAAGGAACTACTGAAGGAACAATTAACCAAAGTTTGTTTTCTCAAGGAACATCTGACGATGAAAACTTAAAGAAAAACTTAGCTAATATCGACGAAATTGGTACAGCAAAAGGTCTAAATACCAATTATCCTTTGGGATGGGCACAAGCTACAAATGTACCTTTCAAAAACTGGAAACAAGATGCACAATCTGAAGGAGGAACACACAATCCGTTGATTGTTTTTTATCCGAAAGGTATCAAAGAAAAAGGTGGAATCAGAAACCAATACAGCCACGTTACGGATTTATTGCCAACAACTTTGGATATTGCAGGAATTAAAGCTCCGGAATATATCAAAAATATCAAACAAGATATTATTCAGGGATCGTCTTTATATGCTTCTTTAAATGATGCTAAAGCAGAATCTTTACACAAAGTGCAATACTATTACATTTTTGGAAACAGAGCAATTTACAAAGATGGCTGGAAAGCCGGAGCAGCACATTTACCGGATTCATTTGCTTTAAAAAATACTTTGGGTAAAAATGAAAAACCTGCGCCAAGTAATTTTGATGCTGATGTTTGGGAATTATACAACTTAAACGAAGACTTTAACGAGCGTAATAATCTTGCTAAAAAATACCCTGAAAAATTAGCTGAGCTTAAAAAAGTATTTGACGAGCAAGCCAAAGAAAATAACGTTTATCCGTTGATCGACTGGCAAGATGTGTACAACAGAAGAATTCATAATTCTGGTGCAGATAAAGGAAAAACACTTCAAGATTTAGTGAAACAAGTAACTAAAGGCGGAAATACTGAAAACAGTGCAAAAAGCGGAAGTTCTAACTAA
- a CDS encoding DUF1254 domain-containing protein, producing MAAVKPLIKKGFFALVLVVIAVSFYYLTIWVTPYYVQKKFAEKSLGVINTPQFGNQPNAENSRVIPLPNPDFLYSTINYDLKDQVLKISGTVPDSTYWSISAYQENTTNYFVQNEEQVKAKFEYYLAPEGSTSEVLKNIPKEKIIYSPTTKGLILFRYLVSKAYPVKTLAELQHGVTVEKLVK from the coding sequence ATGGCAGCAGTAAAACCACTTATCAAAAAAGGCTTTTTTGCCTTGGTACTTGTAGTAATTGCAGTAAGCTTTTATTACTTAACAATTTGGGTAACTCCTTATTATGTTCAGAAGAAATTTGCAGAGAAAAGTTTGGGTGTTATCAATACGCCTCAATTTGGAAATCAGCCAAATGCTGAAAATAGCAGAGTGATTCCGTTACCGAATCCTGACTTTTTGTATTCGACAATTAATTATGATTTGAAAGATCAGGTTTTGAAAATTTCAGGTACAGTTCCGGATTCTACTTATTGGTCGATCTCGGCTTATCAGGAAAACACGACCAATTATTTTGTTCAGAATGAAGAACAGGTAAAAGCAAAATTCGAATATTATTTGGCGCCGGAAGGAAGTACTTCTGAAGTATTGAAAAATATTCCGAAAGAGAAAATCATCTATAGTCCAACGACAAAAGGATTGATTCTGTTTCGTTATTTAGTTTCGAAAGCATATCCTGTGAAGACTCTTGCTGAATTGCAACATGGAGTTACGGTAGAGAAATTAGTGAAGTAA
- a CDS encoding DUF1214 domain-containing protein — MALNQKIKKIGLAVALIILSIVLGSAVGVYNIKSGKSDSQRIIGNWQTVDKDKDLNTADLLTIAQVAVYGPYALTKKEVIYVSTSTDSEGNELDPKADYIISGKNLEAKYWSITAYDENGFLIKNPISKYSYNLENVKYDTDNISYKINLSGTEKKENWLPTNDAKKITLIIRLYLPSEELRNNLTVQTLPTIQKVK, encoded by the coding sequence ATGGCTTTAAATCAAAAAATAAAAAAGATAGGACTTGCGGTAGCATTGATTATTCTGTCTATTGTATTGGGAAGTGCCGTTGGTGTTTACAACATTAAATCCGGCAAAAGCGACTCGCAACGCATTATTGGCAATTGGCAAACTGTCGATAAAGACAAAGATCTTAATACTGCCGATTTGCTAACAATTGCACAAGTTGCGGTTTATGGACCTTATGCGTTGACTAAAAAAGAAGTGATTTATGTAAGTACAAGCACGGATAGCGAAGGAAATGAATTAGATCCTAAAGCTGATTATATCATTAGCGGAAAAAACCTGGAAGCTAAATACTGGAGCATTACGGCTTATGATGAAAATGGTTTTTTAATTAAAAATCCAATCAGTAAATACAGTTATAATCTTGAAAATGTAAAGTACGACACTGATAATATATCTTATAAAATCAACCTTTCGGGAACTGAGAAAAAAGAAAACTGGCTTCCAACGAACGATGCTAAAAAAATAACTTTAATCATTCGTTTGTATTTGCCATCTGAGGAGCTTAGAAACAATTTAACTGTTCAAACGCTTCCAACAATTCAGAAGGTAAAATAA
- a CDS encoding sterol desaturase family protein gives MAIVQREKLTKDLLISLLIYSLPVVAIFLYFKLTNGIVAESHIALPSFLEFSKPAFEHIRTWGLTVFMLVLGVIEFGAGLYDDQWTGQERKIDIICFLAPKLLLPPVIAFFSLTALPYLIPNLANTLSWVPFWGGFFLIAIADDLTQYWYHRLHHQVPFLWRFHRTHHSAPYMGMAMASRQNFIYTVFFSQIYLTATLTYLGLGLPALFVLVIKSVITLGAHSSLAWDKPFYKYKVLHPIAWVLERLISTPATHHAHHADTSGDGVGHFKGNFGNMFFIWDVIFGTGLITRKFPESYGTKSYKQEEWYAQFLWPIFKSKKEGSPLAEGVIAFPLKTKPVEIAEQTPVLEQA, from the coding sequence ATGGCAATAGTACAACGAGAAAAACTAACAAAAGATTTATTGATCAGTCTTTTAATATACAGTTTGCCTGTAGTGGCAATTTTCCTTTATTTTAAATTAACAAATGGTATTGTGGCAGAATCGCACATTGCATTACCATCATTTTTGGAATTTTCTAAACCCGCATTCGAACATATCAGAACTTGGGGATTAACCGTTTTCATGCTTGTTTTAGGAGTTATTGAATTTGGTGCAGGTTTATACGACGATCAATGGACTGGTCAGGAACGCAAAATAGATATCATTTGTTTTCTTGCTCCAAAATTGCTTTTACCGCCTGTGATTGCATTTTTTAGCTTAACAGCCTTGCCTTATTTAATTCCGAATTTAGCCAATACACTTTCATGGGTTCCATTTTGGGGAGGATTTTTCCTTATTGCAATTGCCGATGATTTAACGCAATATTGGTACCACCGTTTGCATCATCAAGTTCCGTTTTTATGGAGATTCCACAGAACGCACCATTCGGCTCCATATATGGGAATGGCGATGGCTTCAAGACAAAACTTTATTTATACGGTTTTCTTTTCTCAAATTTATTTGACTGCAACTTTAACTTATTTAGGTTTAGGATTACCGGCTTTATTTGTTTTGGTTATCAAAAGTGTCATCACTTTAGGAGCGCATTCTAGCCTTGCGTGGGACAAACCATTTTATAAATACAAAGTTTTACATCCGATTGCCTGGGTTTTAGAACGCTTGATTTCTACTCCTGCAACGCACCACGCACATCACGCAGATACTAGCGGCGACGGAGTTGGACACTTTAAAGGAAACTTTGGAAACATGTTTTTTATCTGGGATGTTATTTTCGGAACTGGATTAATCACGCGTAAATTCCCGGAATCATACGGAACAAAATCATACAAACAAGAAGAATGGTACGCACAATTTTTATGGCCAATATTCAAATCTAAAAAAGAAGGAAGTCCGCTTGCCGAAGGTGTAATCGCATTTCCATTGAAAACAAAACCAGTAGAAATTGCTGAACAAACTCCCGTTTTAGAGCAGGCATAA
- a CDS encoding thioredoxin domain-containing protein, with product MKKNKIIRNSITTLILFLSIVGFSQEKSPTTVSLEVYYTKIQNEKKPQIIDARGPEEFALNHINGAVNFNLESKDYAAQVAKLDKTKPVFTYSIGAGRSVWLAEALLKNGFKEAYSLEGGIANWIGNGKPFYANSKSKLTLAEYKKIIAENKDVLVDIGSIYCGACKKVKPVLETIKAQYGSNLKVVEIDLEDSPQVIADLKTVKVFPTLILYKDGKIVFKKEGLGDLKNDVDVALASK from the coding sequence ATGAAAAAAAATAAAATAATAAGAAACAGTATTACAACCCTAATACTGTTTCTATCAATCGTTGGTTTTTCGCAAGAAAAAAGCCCAACTACGGTTTCTCTAGAAGTGTATTATACTAAAATCCAAAACGAAAAGAAACCTCAAATAATTGATGCTCGTGGTCCCGAAGAATTTGCTTTAAACCATATAAATGGCGCTGTAAATTTTAATTTGGAATCTAAAGATTATGCGGCTCAAGTAGCCAAATTAGATAAAACGAAACCTGTATTCACCTATTCTATTGGCGCAGGAAGAAGTGTTTGGTTGGCCGAAGCTTTATTAAAAAACGGTTTCAAAGAAGCGTATAGTCTTGAAGGTGGAATAGCCAACTGGATTGGAAACGGAAAGCCTTTTTATGCTAATTCTAAAAGCAAATTAACTCTTGCCGAATACAAAAAAATCATTGCCGAAAACAAAGATGTTTTGGTAGATATTGGATCTATATATTGTGGCGCTTGCAAAAAAGTAAAACCAGTTTTAGAAACCATCAAAGCACAATACGGTTCTAATCTAAAAGTCGTAGAAATTGATCTTGAAGACAGTCCGCAAGTAATCGCCGATTTAAAAACAGTAAAAGTTTTCCCTACTTTGATTTTATACAAAGACGGAAAAATTGTCTTTAAAAAAGAAGGTTTAGGCGATTTAAAAAATGATGTTGATGTAGCTTTGGCGTCTAAATAA